A genomic segment from Fusarium keratoplasticum isolate Fu6.1 chromosome 10, whole genome shotgun sequence encodes:
- a CDS encoding Fungal-trans domain-containing protein, producing the protein MALDRPTTSELTASVMASVQRCLAAARAIAAIGGTIPYTRKELPWSLLPSILTAVIVLSFNLLRTPGADSADEDLEAILCLLKLFDAMDEADKMTYLAYLQMSNVWTQARITRNRVKTRKYRKKDSPLTVVAILRRHGMILAQCILKLIGAALSRRLIPNRVAQNG; encoded by the exons ATGGCTCTAGATCGGCCAACAACCTCAGAGTTGACTGCCAGTGTCATGGCATCAGTTCAACGTTGTCTAGCTGCGGCTAGGGCTATTGCTGCGATCGGTGGTACAATACCGTACACCCGGAAAGAACTTCCTTG GAGTTTACTTCCTTCCATCCTGACAGCTGTTATTGTTCTCTCCTTCAATCTATTACGAACCCCTGGAGCGGATAGTGCAGACGAGGACCTAGAAGCTATCCTCTGTCTTCTTAAGCTATTCGATGCTATGGATGAAGCAGATAAAATGACGTATCTTGCATATCTCCAGATGAG CAACGTGTGGACACAGGCCAGAATCACAAGGAACAGGGTCAAGACCAGGAAATATCGGAAGAAAGACAGCCCACTCACGGTTGTCGCAATACTGCGCCGCCACGGAATGATCCTGGCTCAATGCATTCTCAAATTGATTGGAGCGGCCCTCTCGAGGCGTTTAATACCCAACAGGGTGGCACAGAATGGATAA
- a CDS encoding HET-domain-containing protein has translation MGDSQNSRANDSVRKLQDAFGMQIKDIPKLTSRPQNPDAVKKAQLSMQASLLGKTPVWSFKGPTGLSSTFQNPNQDISGFSPLQACSECAKLLSFRESHALRQGYSYVPMRVAVQGYKKASLMLRDIENPEGKPLSFTIARLSQSDHDPAKSLTQVCVSEKEVATDRTFGLVKGWIQDCDTTHQHCHRSPGPLPTRVIQLQKGAPPRLYVSQREPLPYICLSYCWGAKQPVVTTTATLGSHLQELPVDQLPTTIKDALHVTERLGFEYLWIDALCIVQDSDDDKAVEVSKMHEVYQNSSLTICAARAETCLEGFLGPREMASVDFTIPFRLDYKATIQALNATVLLVEQNRTFKGKPMEPLHHRAWTMQETILSPRILLFSKYQLFFVCQEQAQQDGGIDDWNAYAEASSFHRLWGPRDSSTNPTKRAISDFELYFRPLASQDTTSLEEPSLQTTWERIMQDYSRRSISVPSDKLPALSSLATIFSQRTNLDYIAGMWKQWLPGALLWRLYKTASISRPKEWRAPTWSWLSVEGQVKNYENLSQLSSSAGNIAEIVECYTIPKTPSAPFGEISSAQLTISAFKPKSFEVDDWGVGEQNLYKKNDSDYPLKIGTAYLDLPMEDSPSDRPSRQVIMVGRLLRFTEWADN, from the exons ATGGGTGACAGCCAGAACTCTCGCGCCAACGACTCTGTTCGCAAGCTTCAAGACGCCTTTGGTATGCAGATAAAGGATATCCCGAAGCTGACCAGCCGGCCTCAAAATCCGGATGCCGTTAAGAAGGCCCAATTATCTATGCAGGCATCCCTCCTCGGTAAAACTCCTGTCTGGAGCTTCAAAGGGCCAACCGGCCTTTCCTCCACTTTCCAGAATCCGAACCAAGACATATCCGGGTTCAGTCCGCTGCAAGCTTGCTCTGAATGCGCCAAGCTTCTATCATTTCGCGAGTCCCATGCCTTGAGACAAGGGTACAGCT ATGTCCCGATGCGCGTGGCTGTCCAGGGCTACAAGAAAGCTTCCCTTATGTTGAGGGATATCGAGAACCCTGAGGGGAAACCACTCTCCTTCACCATTGCCAGACTCTCCCAGTCAG ACCATGATCCGGCAAAGTCTCTTACTCAGGTCTGCGTGTCGGAAAAGGAGGTAGCAACGGATCGCACTTTTGGACTCGTCAAGGGCTGGATCCAAGATTGCGATACAACTCATCAGCACTGTCATAGGTCTCCTGGGCCTCTTCCCACACGAGTTATTCAGCTCCAGAAAGGCGCCCCTCCAAGGCTTTATGTCTCACAACGAGAACCCTTGCCTTATATATGCTTGAGTTATTGCTGGGGCGCGAAGCAGCCAGTTGTCACAACCACCGCCACGCTCGGCTCTCACCTCCAGGAATTGCCAGTCGACCAACTCCCCACAACTATCAAAGACGCCTTGCATGTCACCGAGAGACTTGGATTTGAGTATTTGTGGATCGACGCCCTCTGCATCGTGCAGGACTCTGACGAtgacaaggccgtcgaggtcAGCAAGATGCATGAGGTCTATCAGAACTCCTCCCTTACTATTTGTGCCGCAAGAGCAGAAACCTGTCTCGAGGGATTTCTTGGCCCCCGGGAGATGGCGTCTGTAGATTTCACGATACCCTTTCGACTCGACTACAAAGCGACGATTCAAGCATTGAACGCTACGGTCCTTCTTGTCGAACAAAATCGAACATTCAAGGGGAAACCCATGGAACCTCTTCACCACCGTGCCTGGACTATGCAAGAAACCATTCTTTCACCGAGAATTCTGCTATTCTCCAAGTACCAGCTTTTCTTTGTGTGTCAGGAACAGGCTCAGCAGGATGGAGGTATCGATGACTGGAACGCGTATGCAGAGGCCTCAAGTTTTCACCGGTTATGGGGTCCACGCGACAGCTCAACAAACCCTACGAAGCGGGCGATAAGTGACTTTGAGCTTTATTTTAGGCCCTTGGCTTCCCAAGACACGACAAGCTTGGAAGAACCCTCGCTGCAGACAACCTGGGAGCGCATCATGCAGGACTATTCGCGACGAAGCATCTCTGTGCCATCTGACAAGCTTCCCGCACTTTCTAGTCTAGCGACCATCTTTTCACAGAGAACCAACCTCGACTATATCGCCGGCATGTGGAAGCAGTGGCTTCCTGGCGCCCTCCTCTGGCGATTGTATAAAaccgcctccatctccagacCTAAAGAGTGGAGAGCGCCGACCTGGTCATGGCTCTCTGTTGAGGGGCAGGTGAAGAACTATGAGAATCTGTCTCAGTTATCCTCTTCTGCTGGTAACATTGCAGAGATTGTGGAGTGTTACACAATCCCAAAAACGCCCTCCGCTCCTTTCGGAGAGATATCGAGTGCTCAATTAACCATCAGCGCCTTCAAGCCTAAGAGTTTTGAGGTGGATGATTGGGGCGTAGGAGAACAGAATCTGTACAAGAAGAACGATTCTGACTACCCACTCAAGATTGGCACCGCATATCTTGACCTTCCTATGGAAGATTCTCCGTCCGATAGACCCTCCAGACAAGTCATTATGGTTGGTCGGTTGCTTCGCTTCACCGAAT GGGCTGATAATTGA